The following proteins are co-located in the Solanum pennellii chromosome 8, SPENNV200 genome:
- the LOC107027100 gene encoding aldose 1-epimerase-like → MNLCRCGIQIGGHKGFDKVVWEVAEHKEGEHPSVTFKYHCRDGEEGYPGDLSVTATYTLTSKTTLGLDMEAVPANKATPVSLAQHTYWNLGGHNSGDILNNTAQIWANHITPVDQYTVPTGEIMPVKGTPFDFTSEKQIGRDIQQVGLGYDHNYVLDCGDKKDGLKHAAKIKDPKSSRVLDLWTNAPGMQFYTANYVDGVVGKGGAVYNKHAGVCLETQGFPNAINTPNFPSIVVQPGDKYIHNMVYEFSVE, encoded by the exons ATGAACTTGTGTCGGTGTGGCATCCAAATTG GCGGACACAAGGGTTTTGACAAGGTTGTGTGGGAGGTTGCTGAACATAAGGAGGGTGAACATCCATCAGTTACCTTTAAGTATCATTGTCGTGATGGCGAGGAAGGTTACCCGGGAGATCTTTCTGTTACTGCAACGTACACACTTACCTCTAAGACGACACTCGGACTTGACATGGAAGCTGTGCCTGCAAATAAGGCTACTCCTGTTAGTTTAGCTCAGCACACCTATTGGAACCTTGGTGGCCATAATTCAGGAGATATTCTCAACAACACAGCCCAAATATGGGCAAATCATATCACTCCTGTTGATCAGTACACGGTCCCAACTGGAGAAATAATGCCTGTTAAAGGCACTCCATTTGATTTCACCTCTGAAAAGCAGATTGGCCGTGATATCCAGCAGGTTGGCTTAGGGTATGACCATAATTATGTGCTAGACTGTGGAGACAAGAAAGATGGCTTGAAGCATGCTGCAAAAATCAAGGATCCTAAGAGTTCCAGAGTACTTGATTTATGGACCAATGCTCCTGGCATGCAGTTTTACACTGCAAACTATGTCGATGGAGTTGTTGGCAAAGGTGGAGCTGTTTATAACAAGCATGCTGGAGTCTGTTTAGAGACTCAAGGATTTCCAAATGCTATCAACACACCAAATTTTCCCTCTATTGTCGTTCAGCCTGGTGACAAGTACATACACAATATGGTGTATGAATTTTCAGTTGAATAG